In Lycium ferocissimum isolate CSIRO_LF1 chromosome 3, AGI_CSIRO_Lferr_CH_V1, whole genome shotgun sequence, the genomic window gtgaagttcttctactataaggtatgttcttcctattatttacatgattgagatgatgtaaaggtttagcaattcttaTAGAGggaagaatcataggagaaaaatcataaagtgttgaattgaagttgatggccatgaggtgaatttgaaaggagattttggactAACTTgagattaaattaaatataattcttgattatggtattgtggatatggttatggttagttgagaaatttggaaaacatcgtgtgggatgttttatggaacttattggtgttgataatattgtggttgatgttggtattgttattatttttgttggttctttgaattataatttcgggctaggcatataaacaggggagatgatgccgaaatttcagcagattctagaaagagttagtttgagggcttaagacacgcctatgaagatgagtctaacaatagtataaattttcttgaatatagatttacgagcctagGAGGccaagcattgagtagttaaagtttaggcgaccaaaaaggtatgttaaggctttccctttctttctttttggcatgatacGAGAGAACAgcgagtaatcgagtctccatattactctactcttagaagtattaggagtgtCTCAGTTATTGATGATCTGTACCctctatgatgattattcatACATTCATGGGTCTAACGTTGTATCATGATAAtgttagtttatgtttatgcattacattcatttgcatacatgcatattgaccGTGACgacagaaggcgttatatacgcgtatattatgtatatatatatatatatatatatatatatatatatatgtatggggtatgggaaaagggcgaggcgttatatacgcattaccaccgaTGTTGGTGCACCGATGATGATAATTATTATGCCGAAGGGAATatttatgctattatgccccgaagggccattatgctattacgcccgaaggggcctatacgggatagggatcgagccgaacgttcctcggcactatgacctatgcatcgcatatcatacgccctcagaggcatttttaGTAAGCAGGGATATACAGACatgttcagatagtcagacataCAAATGCATTCATACAGATGTATTTAGTCAGTCagtttagtttatgattctcagattttcttcatgactcctatatgtatgttactcttttccttcacatactcggtacattatccgtctTGACTCACTGCCATTGTGTGGGGGTGCGTTCATGCCCCAGATTTTAGATAGCGAGGAAGACGTATCGCATCCGCAGGGCTTCTTCAGCTTGATAGTGGAGCACTCCTCTCTTATCGGAGTTGCCGTCTAGATAGGGTATGGGTCCTGATGTTATGGGTTGGGCGGAGGCCCTGTCCCATCCGCAGCATGTCCAGTATGTCAGTAAAGGCTTGTCGGTTTGTACCCCGGTTCAGTTTagtgatgcatgtatatatatcttctgAGGGGGTGTGCGGCGACCTCGGTTTATGACATCTATCGGTTAGCAGATCATGTTGTGAGTGCCCTCAGGTGGGCCAGAATGAGCATGAGCAGATATGTTATGTACGTTTAGTGGCATCTAGGAGGTCAGCTTCTGGGTGTCCGTCATAGTCCTCCGGTTGGGCTGTGACAACCATAGTACATGTTTGAATCGAGAATATAGTAAATTTCCttccgttatatatatatatatatatatatatatatatatatatatatatatatatatatatatatatatatatatatatatatatatatatatatatatatatatgacgatgtttaaattgaaacaaagtttaagtaggcgtttggccatgcgttttcaaaccatggtttcaaaccatgatttcaaaccagcgtttggacatgtgtTTTCACTtatggtttgaaaccccaaatcattcaaaaagacatgatttggggtttgaaaccatggtttcaactttttaaaatataaaatttaacccataagtttatattttgtaaaaaaaaaaaaaaagacccataagttggtagatatttttaacaattacccccatcaatcatttaccaatctcaaaGTAACAATGTTGGTTCGTCTTCTCGATCATCTGATCTAGAAATGCATTCTCGGCGTGAAGAGATTGTCtgtaccatgtgggaggattatattaaagagtagttacattactattcatgttaaattttcttttttattgaactatgacttgctcatttggtaagattgtataagaattgagaatgttttgatagttttcacaacttgtgggatttttatgtctataagagaaaatactcgTTAAAATATATGATTTCAAAcaatggtttcaaatcatgtccaaacggggcctagaataaaaggaagaaagacTGTTGTCACGTACCAAAAATAGCGTTACAGTTTGTAGGTTTCATTCAGGGGTGGAATTAGCGTGTACATTACGCCATTACAGGTTCGGCCAACTCGAATAACTTTAATCCTAACCCTATATCTGTCTTATGAAATCAATTTAATATGTTCAAATTATTAATATAGAACAAAAAaccataaaataattaaaattcttaattcataaacttcaaatcccgaCTCTGCATCTAATTACATTGACTATGTCCTGATATTTCTAAAATTATAATAGTatgtcattaaggataaaatgaggTTTAACTCCACGTGAAATATTTTGTACAAAAATTTCCTCTACATATTTCAAGTTCAGAagctaaaattataaatttcaacttcatgtagaaataaaatattttaacttccttaATCATACGGAAGGACAAACTAGAGATGATCATCTCTCCTTTGACTAATTTTCAAGTTAACATATATAGTGGCCTTTAAATACCTTATGCTTTATCATCAACTTTGAGATATCAGTCTTCCGCAGAATCTTAAacttaaagcaaaaaatattctttttattacCAAGAAATTCTTCAAGGCCAGCAGGTGCACAACGCACTGGCCATTTTAGgctatgttttgaaaaataaccaCTAATATAGAGTTTCAAATTTCACAGATGAAATTCCATGACTACATTCTGGAGTTTcaattgtgaaatttgaaatttcatgaCAATGATTACTTTTTAATTACGAAAGTAAAGGGCTGCTAAATGAAATTTGTGGGCTAAAATACCCTCCCCAATTTTGCTGTAAAAATTGAACTctccccctcaactttgaaaaCTAGACACTCTTCCCTCTTGACCAAGCATGAGGTTTAAGAATGTAAAAAGCTTTTGAATCTAGTGGTCTAAAGCTAAATGTGTGtgtaaaatatcaaaaatattttctgaatTTTGAGATCTCAGACGACATGCTATGTCATTTCTATAAGAGAGTGTGTCATTAAGGCTGAAgtggaaagtatgattaaaaACTTATTATATACAGAATAATGCATTTTTacacagattaaaaaaaaaaaaaaagtgaaacacATAAATTGAGGTAGagagagtatttgataagaatcatataGTCTTTTATATAATTTGAGAATTTGATAAAAAGCATAtaagaaagaataaaaaagaacgCTGAATTATTTACAACTCGTTTGGGTAATAGTTGGTTgaagtttgaatttgaaaacAAGTATTGGAAACTTAAAAAGTACTGGATGTCgaaattttgtttgaatatgAATTTCATTTGAAACGAAAATGTGTTTTGTGagaaaaaatcattattttatttatatatatatatatatatatatatatatacaaaaaatagtatttagaagccgtttggacatgatttgaaatcatgagatgaaatcgcatgtccaaacgctacTTAGTAATTTTGGGGCCTCAAAATATTTGAAGCCTAAACAagtgttttacttttttttttttttcatatctagACTCGAACCCCTAGATCTCTGATTAAGAGAGGGTTAAACAAGTGTTTTACTTACTTTAGGCTTAACCAGTTCTGACGGGAGCTAAAACTGActctttttgaattttgaattttatccGAAATCGTAAGATGCGGTTAATGATGCTATTCTTTTACCATCAAACTAAAGCGCTGGACACAAAAAGGCAAAAGCCCTTATTCGGTTGATATACAGGATGAGATAGATAAGAATATTCCATGActtagttattccatctttATATGGAATGGCTAGTCCCACTAGATCCTTTAATTCAGTAATCAAACGCGAAATGAGATAATCTCACACtttattttatgaattattattcCATCCCGTATGCCAAACCAACAATTATATTATTCCCGTGAGAACTAATCAGGTTTGTACAAATTGACATAAACAAATAATGCCACAGGAGACTTTGAGAGGCTAACTTTAACCAAGTTGTTTGCCGATCCACGTGACATGACTTCGTCATGCAACCCACTTGCAGAAAGGGATATCCCTTTTTTTGTTAGTACTATATTTGCAAGTCAAAAcgacaaaagaaaattaaaatgatgaaaacAACCACAGGAATCAAATTATTAAAGTGTGAAGAATGCCTTTCATTACATCAAAGGCAAAACAGAAAAAAGGTGAAATAGGAATGATTGCTAATTCTAACATTGTTAACTAGTGGATTTGGTTATGTGTTTACCTCAAGGTCTTTTCTTACAGAAAGTCTTTTGAGTCTGGAGTACTACGTTATTTCCAGATTTGTTGTCCTTTTAGTGCAATATTATATTAGCAACTTGTACAAaaggaaaatacataaaattccTCCAATCACACAATcgcttgattttttttattttttattttaatttttgggaaCACTGCATTGTTGGCTACCTAGAAGGTGTGCGTGCAAACCCGATTCTGTGCAACAGCTCACAAACCACACatgagagataacccgcactggGCAATCCCCGTGCGATGAGCAAGGCAAATCACATGTTATTGCAGACAGGGGGTTTCGaactgagacctccattatgaaagtcccatgctcaaccaactgagtcaCCTTGCGGATTTTTTTTGGTACAACTACTAGTAGGAACTTCTATTAGGTTCCATGTTTTATCTTTTCATACTGCCCCATTTTTGCAGTTTAGATCAAGAAAGAACGTAATCTATTCTGCCCAGTACGACCTTAATATATGCGGGGAGGGGGTCCCCAGATACCACGGTTATAATATATGTGGGGAGGGGGTCCCCGGATACCACGGttatcaaaaataaaagaaatagtgtATGACAATCATCTTCCTCATAAAACTGGGGTTAGCGAGGATCGAGGGGATAATAATACCACTTACATGTAGTTCTAGGGGATAATAGAACCCAcatattgtcacgccccgaaccatggcctgggcttaacacgacactcggtgccttactacatgtgatcgagcgaaccacatggcttgctgaatcatcatgaggcataacatgagcgaaatataatgtgaatgcgtgatgagcctttataaaatgcaataagtcataatatttaatcaaaatacttgtttaaacatgagtgcggaaataacatgaatgagccaaaatggctatacgacttcGAAAgtgtgacatgacataactgacttgtctagtctatgaaacctctaacataagtCGAACGAAcatgaaaacatactcatttgggacaaggcccccaaagataccttagatgcatagctaatcataaaataaagagttgactaaaccccgaatgagatgagGCTCACCAATAAGTCGATACGAATGTTGTCTGCGAGCGGATGCGTCGTCCGTAATCGCACTGTGCGTATCGTGAAATGCAAGCCCCCAGCAATAAAGGGACGTCgacattgaatgtcttggtatgtaaagtaaccgaatgaaataacacgggacatgaaataacatgataagaactgaaactgaaacccTATACATAAACATGAGCATGAAttcatatataacataagtaaaacatggtaagtagggagagcatttcataaaccgacaatATGATATCACCatgtgggtacgtggagtctggtacctcgccgaACCAGCAGAGCCCctataccttgccagggtataaggtagtaacgtgcctgatggatccattcagtgtaaaattaaggaatcgtcctaactgggcggagcgatccttgtcctacggtggctacgtagtttcaggctatctgagccttctcggtaacttgtgcaactcccaaaaatatgaacatgatatagttggctaagaagcccgtgactttcgtgaaataacttgtaaataacttgtaatcatgatttcacgaaataacttgtaaacatggtttcatgaaataacttgtatttagcatgtatgtatcttgaatcATGGCATGAAGataattatataatacaattgcatgaaaacttgtagacatgtaggatattcatgaaataagcatttttatttaaaaacatgcatgcaagaacccatggaatacaagatatgggtgttcatggattacggacggattctcaataatcatatggagttattaagaacacaatgatagaataatagcaattcatacataatgtattcatggacatggacctagggttgttATGAGCATGGTGTAGAAACCCTAATTTTCGTAAagattcatactttatggattaagaggcgtggggaagaacaatgatgttcccacacgtagatagcaactctacatacctggtaatgctccaaaacttgaattaaagacttgaactttgaagaagattttcaaaatcttgaatcttgaaccttgagatgggttttcttgaaaaccctgggttaggaatgatgatttcttatttagattacaaggatatgtattagaattgacttggaataattagagtaggcttaccttcgtgttcttgatgatgggagagggtaggaggtcgttttagggcttgaaggaatgaaaaataatgatttgaactgatatggacgaatatatacggTTCTGGAACATTAAATTTTACGCCCAGCAAAATACTGGCAgtattttgaaagacgggccTTACTTTGAAATACGGTCCTTATTCTGTGTAGACTGCAGTGTGCCTCtttagtaaaatggccataactctttgcacagatgtccgtttgacccccataatataccgttggaaaggtatttcaaagctctacaactttcatgaaggaagttttcccaaatttcaaatacgttttgaaatacgggccgtattttgaaatacgatccgtatttaatAATGTAACCTTCAAATGCCAAATTCCGTAATCGAAATCTTTGTCTTgctttacgacttgaaatacgggccgtatattgAAATACGGTCaatgttcatgggcgtaaaccactaTCTTATTTGAAGAGGAAATTTCAAATTCCCACATtatttatctgattttctaagtttaggatcatggtcaaagcttaggttaaaggtacgcGGTGTTACACACATAGTGAAAGATCGTAATGAGCAAAAGCTGACTACTTTTTAGGGGatcttacatatttttttccCAAGACAAAGTAAAGCACATTTAATTCCTAGTCTCAGAAATGTACTCTATGGTAACTTCTTTGTTAAAAATACCAAACTTCCGAAAATTTCAGCagttcaaaattttaataaacACCTCGGGAGGATTTAGACATAACCAAATTCACCGAGGCATTTGCTACAccgaaaagaaaaagaaaaaatatgaagagcCAGAAATATTATGAGAAGGGAGCAATAAGAATTTAAGTTCTGTACAGGAGAACTTTACATCAGTATCTTCTCAATTGTGCATACCTtatattgaattgaattaacaGAAAACCAGATAAGTCAAAATGGTACAAATGAGAATGCTAGAAATTATCTCGAATATTCCATAAACTCATGGGTATTCATAAAGAGATCAAATCTCGAATATCCCATAAACTCATGATTTTTACAAGAAATCAAGGCATCAAATACTGCCTTTATCAAAATGTCCGGTGTTCTTGAAGATCAAATACATCACAAGGAAGTCATCCTACGTTCGAGAAATACGCTACTAAAGGCTCTCGAATTAcggagaaaaatcaagagaaaagaaTTAAGAGAATAAACAGAATTGTACTCGCATTCTTTATCAATAAAACtatgtttcttcatatttttttcttttttaaaaaaaaaagaatgctaGAAATTAATTGAATACCTCTGTATACCAAGTACCCTGGAACATATTAGATGGCTAATCTCTTCTTTCAAACATTACCAGTATTGGTCATTTTCTAAAAGAAATAGTTGAAACAGTACACCACATGAAGAATAGATCCTCCTAAATCACTAGACAATTTTAACATTCACAAGCTCTTTCTCTTGGTACAATCAAGAAAGTAATCTACATCTCTTGCCccgaataataaaaaataaaccaaAGAATTAAATGAAAATCAGGTAGAACAGCAGCCTCTCTTCACATTTTCAGAGGTATCGTTAACGTTGATGGTTGTACCTTGACCAGGAAGTGTAGTACTTGCAGCTGCTTCCTGTGCAGCCAATGCTTTCTTGCTTATGATATGGTATATCTCTGTCAGTATAGTCTGAAAAGCCTTATCTACATTAACTGCTTCCAATGCCGATGTCTCAAGAAATGAAAGTCCCTCTTTCTCAGCTAAAGTTTGACCATCCTGCTCGGAGACTGCTCTAAGGTGGTTAAGGTCAGACTTGTTTCCAGCCATCATAATTACAATGTTAGAATCTGCATGGTCTCTCAATTCTCGGAGCCACCTTTGAACATTGTCGAATGTTTGTCCCTTTGTTATGTCATAAACAAGGAGTGCACCAACTGCTCCTCTGTAATAAGCACTTGTAATGGCTCGGTACCGTTCTTGGCCTGCAGTGTCCCATATTTGGGCCTTGACAGTCTTTCCCTCAACCTGTATTCATTCATCAAGTAGATAAATTACTCCATGAGCATAGCCACCAGAATACTAACTCTATTTCAGCCTCACATTTACTCCCAAACAAAGCGGCAATATGTACTATGCAGAATTGGATCTCGTGGCTGGCGGAAAGCAAATGCCTGGTTCATCCAGCATAGGAGTTTTAAAGTTGACAATTTCATAGTATTTGGTTTTCCTCAACAGGACATGATAAGCACCaataatagcctgtttggccaagcttctccAAGGCCAGAAGTGCTTTTGTTCTTCAAATGAAGTGCTTATTTTCaaagttgaggtgtttggccaagcttttaagaGCAGTAAAAGTGTGTGAGTAGAAGCAGGAGCTGTTTTTGAGAAGCTGGGAAAAGTAGCTTCtcctcaaaagtacttttttcgaaaaaaacTTTCGAGAAAGTACACTTGGAAGCACTTCttaaaaacttggccaaacactaattgctgctcaaaagtgcttttcgaATTGATTAGCCAAACATAAACTGCTACtcaccaaaagtacttttttgaaaagcactttcgGGAAAAAGCAGATTGtagaagcttggtcaaacaggcCATAAATACTCAACTTCCAATTACAGACAGACAACCAGTCCTGCAATTGAAACATTTCACTTTGACAGCACAGAAATGTAGCACTATCAGATTAGGCCACGCATAACAGTTAAAGGTGGAAATCCCAGTTCATGAGCGGAccaacatttttttaaaagcataTTAGTTGAGGTACAAATTGATCATTtagcaaagaaaaagaaacaggtTTTTTGAGTTCACATTACATGATGTCTATGCTAGAGTCATTGATTTCTCTttagaactttggagaaaacaAATTGATCATGTAGCAGAAGTATATCAGACCAGATTAAAACAAGCAATCATCAACTGATGCACCTAAAATTTTAGTCATCCATTCCACAACTCAAATACCAGAGATGCTCAAAAAACAGCGGCTCTTTCGCTTCACTAATCACTATGCGATTCTCATCCATAACCACCACAAATTTGTCAAAATCATATCCAAATCATTAATCATTTTACAAGGTCTAGATGAtagtagtactccctccgtccccttttgttttctttctgacacttctcgagagtcaatttgactaatcatGGAGGTAAGACTAGagaaatttataatttattcttaaaaatttaaaatttgagtCTTCCAAAACTAGAAACTCCATGAAAAATACTTTAAATTGCAATTCTTTTCATACAAAAAAGGATACATATTACATTTCTAAATATTGTTCAAAATCTTCACTTAATTTGAATCTCGCAACAGAAAAGTACCAGACAGTTCACAACAAGAGTATAAATTATCGGTATGAACTAATACGATACAACTACATTAAAAGTTCAAACGATCAGAAAATTCAAATTATACTAGAACGTCATATTAGTCCCCATTCTTTTGACACTTCTCAAGAATCAATTTGACTAACTTATGGAGGTAAGACTagagatatttattcttaaaaatttaACATTTGGATCTTCCGAAACTAGAAACTACACacaaagaaatttaaatttcaattcTCTACATACAAAAAGGGATATAGATTACATTTCTAAAATATTGTTTAACACATTCACTTAGCTTGAATCTAGAGATACAATAGTGCCAAAAAAGGAGTATAAATTTATGGTATGaaatactacaatatcactAAATCAAGAGTCCAAACGATGACgaatttcaaattaaacttaGAACAATGTCTAAATTAGTACTAACCTGAAGAGTTCTGGTGGCGAACTCAACACCAATAGTGGATTTTGACTCCAAACAGAACTCATTTCGCGTGAACCGCGACAAAATGTTGGATTTCCCAACTCCAGAATCACCAATCAACACAATCTTAAACAGGTAATCGTACTCGTGATCCACTCTATTTCCCATCTCTTTGACTCTTCTCTGTATTAGAACCTACAAAAAAACACAGAGCAACATCATCAAGATCTGCATCCAATCAAATCAGACATAAAATTTTCGGGATGACCTACTCCTTATGTCCCAATTTACGTGGCCCTGTttggatttcgagagtcaaacttctttattttgaccGTGAATTCAGGCATACaaacttttaagtttttttttgaaaaataatttacctctttagaaactacataaaaagtactatagaTCACAATAATTAACTACTCGAAATATTTAAAACGCATACACAAAAAAAATTGCGGAAAAAAGAactcgtttgactctcgaaattcaaaaagtgccacataaattgcgATTGAGCGAGTAATAGAATATCACTACATTAAGAGCTCAAACGATGGCgaatttcaaattaaactactccctccgtccatttttacttgtccgtgtttgacttggcacaccaTTCagcaacaataaataaaatgacaattttactatatcacccctaattattataaatcatctaaataattgaaatcaatcaaacacACTTTAAAAGTTGTACATCCGCTAACAATTCCTTGATGTTTACAATCCCATAactaataataagggtaaaacagtaatgaaatggtaaattatctctCGATTTTCTAAACTGATAAAATCAgcatctatttttagtatacaggacaagtaaaaatggacggagggagtattagaaCCTACAAAAACAGAGCAAAACCATCTAGATCTACAACAATCTgatcaaatttaataaaaaacaaacactaactggaaaaaaaaaacac contains:
- the LOC132050437 gene encoding ras-related protein Rab2BV, whose translation is MGNRVDHEYDYLFKIVLIGDSGVGKSNILSRFTRNEFCLESKSTIGVEFATRTLQVEGKTVKAQIWDTAGQERYRAITSAYYRGAVGALLVYDITKGQTFDNVQRWLRELRDHADSNIVIMMAGNKSDLNHLRAVSEQDGQTLAEKEGLSFLETSALEAVNVDKAFQTILTEIYHIISKKALAAQEAAASTTLPGQGTTINVNDTSENVKRGCCST